From Paraburkholderia sabiae, a single genomic window includes:
- a CDS encoding RHS repeat-associated core domain-containing protein: protein MTSQSAIATEVAIAPLVTFTKEDVGSALEEFDAWLRSVSDGYITLERVKDLANAVPVVSNILSAIDVVMDIKRLIEAEVRDLFDYLNLGIDLIGVIPIPPVMGEFRMGARPLLKLAREELIRSGKAVAEAGGQMIADTIISVLVAHISAKFAGEIDSFVKEIKARVAQLLDDCANHAQKLLEGLAQIFEGAASGRLFDTSGNYRAADKHLHEAGEAFAAHDAGKIADSVWSYLKDGTKVFVKDAANLATRAVNEISPSTNQQLMHMATQARHAIPMVTQKIKGLNSSDVGGMLWLIDALLQAVAKWREKHGGKGAQTVGIKEAGKVEAELKKTEGELETIGKQAKAKHPGPNCKSCSAGRSAGSIGYALGDERFEHEDFMLPGAMPIIWQRTYRSFLDAYDHGELGARWITPYTTRFDIHAAKLVYHDPSGRSIDYPLLKAGDTHDDLGEGVTLAQLDEQWLTVTRGHELMEAYEKHGDAFRLGFIKDRSGNQITFDYTKDHHLSRLIAAQGVIAFSHDSAGRIVEAAHYDNEGERVGTLATYTYDREGDLVAAADRYGNRREYAYAHHLVTRYTDRTGRGMNLEWDGTGPKARCVHEYADDGTNETRLAWHPEIRLVYVTDGLGSMTRHYYDIDGYTYRIVHPDAREEWFYRDANHHVTQRIYPDGTVARFAYDARGNLVEQVRPDGSVVRMEYDAKDQMTTIVDPQGFRWEREYDDKGNVVAQIDPLGRETKYTYNGAGLPTQITDAKGGAKTLAYDANGQLTSYTDCSGKTTQWTYDAHGRLLEATDAAGHSTVYRYGANGQLSAVVKPSGIELMEHDGEGRLTEHADPSRATTRYGYDAAGRIAYRTDALGQTLAYRYDRLGRLSTLEDANHATYRLFYDPVSRLTAEIGFDGKETRYEYDAASSKLIAIDEAGAVTHLEYDRAGRLARRVAGGDEESFAYDAGGRLAEARNAHCRVQHFYDAVGNLIREHHAYELFGAKRSYVWRHEYDEIDARVRTQRPDGHTVDWLTYGAGHVHGMMLDGRELVQFERDDLHREIQRNFASQLEQRTKYDAAGRIVEQRLARASAPGHVAERRYGYDPAGQLTHIDDSRQGPTTYRYDPVGRLLEALSPMAKEQFAFDPASNIGYPHAGTTTSSASSTLSTQIPKTLGNLLQDYAGTHFDYDARGNLIGRRSPGSAQRYEWDGFNRLIGARVDEPAASREARYFYDPFGRRIARQVDRVQTIFGWDGDTLAFESSGAHSIHFVYEAGSFTPLAQYAGTAVEGIETPQWKSTDRYAPEDDPLMQPPAANAPASALFYHCDQIGTPLMMTDERGDIVWEARYKAWGETIAVDARASHITHVPPQNPIRFQGQQFDDETGLAYNRYRYYDPRTGRYISQEPIGLLGNTNPYQYAPNPTDWIDPRGLKGKKAQASGQACCSPNPCEGKDPAKEARGWQGTAPYKGVDSYQNTVLKRGTVLYSLYPGGAPGYAVTIGSLRQAAGSSEKFHDLVQVTPGVDGDGNPRARRTQVRAYFVTKDICVAKGRAMANPTFDGVKDDHVYPGGGLQYFIPPSEKVHLTPGIIRNI from the coding sequence GTGACATCCCAATCCGCTATTGCAACCGAAGTGGCCATCGCGCCGCTCGTCACGTTCACCAAAGAAGACGTCGGCTCCGCGCTCGAAGAATTCGACGCGTGGCTGCGCAGCGTCAGCGACGGCTATATCACGCTCGAACGCGTGAAGGATCTCGCGAACGCGGTGCCTGTCGTGTCGAACATTCTGTCGGCGATCGATGTCGTGATGGACATCAAGCGGCTGATCGAAGCCGAGGTCCGCGATCTGTTCGATTACCTGAATCTCGGCATCGACCTGATCGGCGTCATTCCGATTCCGCCTGTGATGGGCGAATTCCGCATGGGTGCGCGGCCGCTGCTGAAGCTCGCGCGCGAAGAACTGATCCGCAGCGGCAAGGCCGTTGCCGAAGCGGGCGGGCAGATGATCGCCGACACGATCATCTCCGTGCTCGTCGCGCACATCAGCGCGAAGTTCGCGGGCGAGATCGACAGCTTCGTCAAGGAGATCAAGGCGCGCGTCGCGCAACTGCTCGACGATTGCGCGAATCACGCGCAGAAGCTGCTCGAAGGGCTCGCGCAGATTTTCGAGGGCGCGGCGTCAGGGCGTCTGTTCGACACGTCGGGCAACTATCGCGCGGCCGACAAGCATCTGCACGAAGCCGGCGAAGCGTTCGCCGCGCACGACGCGGGCAAGATCGCCGACAGCGTGTGGTCGTATCTGAAGGACGGCACGAAAGTGTTCGTGAAAGACGCGGCGAATCTCGCCACGCGCGCCGTCAACGAAATTTCGCCGTCGACGAACCAGCAGTTGATGCACATGGCGACGCAGGCGCGTCACGCGATTCCCATGGTCACGCAGAAGATCAAGGGGCTCAACAGCTCGGACGTCGGCGGCATGCTGTGGCTGATCGACGCGCTGCTGCAAGCCGTGGCGAAGTGGCGCGAGAAGCACGGCGGCAAGGGCGCGCAGACGGTCGGCATCAAGGAAGCGGGCAAGGTCGAAGCGGAACTGAAGAAGACGGAAGGCGAACTGGAGACCATCGGCAAGCAGGCGAAGGCGAAGCATCCCGGACCGAACTGCAAGAGTTGTTCGGCGGGCCGCAGCGCAGGGTCGATCGGCTATGCGCTTGGCGACGAACGCTTCGAGCATGAAGATTTCATGTTGCCCGGCGCGATGCCCATTATCTGGCAGCGCACCTACCGCTCGTTTCTCGATGCCTACGATCACGGCGAACTCGGCGCGCGCTGGATCACGCCGTACACGACGCGCTTCGATATTCACGCGGCCAAACTGGTGTATCACGATCCGAGCGGCCGCAGCATCGACTATCCGTTGCTCAAGGCAGGCGATACGCACGACGACCTGGGCGAAGGCGTGACGCTCGCGCAACTCGACGAACAATGGCTGACCGTCACGCGCGGCCATGAGCTGATGGAAGCGTACGAGAAACACGGCGACGCATTCCGGCTCGGTTTCATCAAGGACCGCAGCGGCAATCAGATCACGTTCGACTATACGAAGGATCACCACCTGTCGCGCCTGATCGCGGCGCAAGGCGTGATCGCGTTTTCGCACGACAGCGCAGGGCGCATCGTCGAGGCCGCGCACTACGATAACGAAGGCGAGCGCGTCGGCACGCTCGCTACGTACACATACGATCGCGAAGGCGATCTCGTCGCGGCCGCCGATCGTTACGGCAATCGCCGCGAATATGCGTACGCGCATCATCTCGTGACGCGCTATACCGATCGCACCGGTCGCGGCATGAATCTCGAATGGGACGGCACGGGGCCGAAAGCGCGCTGCGTGCACGAGTATGCCGACGACGGTACGAACGAAACGCGCCTCGCGTGGCATCCCGAGATTCGCCTCGTCTACGTGACGGACGGTCTTGGCAGCATGACGCGCCACTATTACGACATCGACGGCTACACGTATCGGATCGTTCATCCCGATGCGCGCGAAGAGTGGTTCTATCGCGATGCGAATCATCATGTGACGCAACGCATCTATCCCGATGGCACGGTCGCGCGCTTCGCGTATGACGCACGCGGCAATCTCGTCGAACAGGTTCGTCCTGACGGCAGCGTCGTACGCATGGAGTACGACGCGAAGGATCAGATGACGACGATCGTCGATCCGCAAGGCTTTCGCTGGGAACGCGAATACGACGACAAGGGCAATGTCGTTGCGCAGATCGATCCGCTCGGACGCGAGACAAAGTACACGTACAACGGCGCAGGTCTGCCGACGCAGATCACCGACGCAAAAGGCGGCGCGAAGACGCTGGCCTACGACGCGAATGGTCAGCTGACGAGCTACACGGATTGCTCGGGCAAAACCACGCAATGGACGTACGACGCGCACGGCCGCCTGCTCGAAGCAACCGATGCCGCGGGACATAGCACCGTTTACCGCTATGGCGCGAACGGCCAGTTGAGCGCCGTGGTCAAACCGTCCGGCATCGAGCTTATGGAGCACGATGGCGAAGGCCGTTTGACGGAGCACGCCGATCCGTCGAGAGCGACCACGCGTTACGGATACGATGCGGCTGGCCGTATCGCGTATCGCACCGACGCGCTCGGCCAGACGCTCGCGTATCGCTACGATCGCCTCGGTCGCCTGAGCACACTCGAAGACGCGAATCACGCGACGTATCGGCTGTTCTACGATCCCGTGAGCCGACTCACGGCCGAGATCGGTTTCGACGGCAAGGAAACGCGCTACGAATACGATGCGGCGAGCAGCAAGCTGATTGCAATTGATGAAGCGGGCGCAGTGACGCACCTCGAATACGATCGCGCGGGACGCCTGGCGCGCCGTGTGGCGGGCGGCGATGAAGAGTCGTTTGCATACGACGCGGGCGGCCGGCTTGCCGAAGCGCGCAACGCGCACTGCCGCGTGCAGCACTTCTACGATGCCGTCGGCAATCTGATTCGCGAGCATCACGCGTATGAGCTGTTCGGCGCGAAACGCAGCTATGTATGGCGTCACGAGTACGACGAGATCGATGCGCGCGTCCGCACGCAGCGGCCCGACGGCCACACCGTCGACTGGCTGACGTATGGCGCGGGTCACGTGCACGGCATGATGCTCGATGGCCGCGAACTGGTGCAGTTCGAACGCGACGATCTGCATCGCGAGATTCAGCGCAATTTCGCGAGCCAGCTTGAACAGCGCACGAAATACGATGCCGCGGGGCGCATCGTCGAACAAAGACTTGCGCGCGCGAGCGCGCCGGGCCATGTCGCCGAACGCCGCTATGGTTACGATCCGGCAGGACAACTCACGCACATCGACGACAGCCGTCAGGGGCCGACGACGTATCGCTACGATCCCGTCGGCAGGCTGCTCGAAGCGCTGAGCCCGATGGCGAAAGAACAGTTCGCGTTCGATCCCGCCAGCAACATCGGCTATCCCCATGCGGGTACAACAACGTCGAGCGCGTCGAGCACACTTTCCACGCAGATTCCGAAGACGCTCGGTAATCTGCTACAGGACTACGCGGGCACGCATTTCGACTACGATGCGCGCGGCAATCTGATCGGACGGCGTTCGCCCGGCAGCGCGCAGCGTTATGAGTGGGATGGTTTCAACCGGCTGATCGGCGCGCGTGTCGATGAACCGGCTGCGTCGCGCGAGGCGCGCTATTTCTACGATCCGTTCGGCCGGCGCATTGCGCGGCAGGTCGATCGCGTGCAAACGATTTTCGGCTGGGACGGCGACACGCTCGCCTTCGAAAGCAGCGGCGCGCACAGCATTCACTTCGTCTACGAAGCGGGGTCGTTCACGCCGCTCGCACAATATGCGGGAACAGCCGTCGAAGGCATCGAGACGCCGCAATGGAAGTCCACCGATCGCTACGCGCCCGAAGACGATCCGTTGATGCAACCGCCTGCTGCCAACGCGCCTGCGTCCGCGCTGTTTTACCACTGCGATCAGATCGGCACGCCGTTGATGATGACGGACGAGCGCGGCGATATCGTCTGGGAAGCACGCTACAAGGCGTGGGGCGAGACGATCGCCGTCGATGCGCGCGCGTCGCATATCACGCACGTGCCCCCGCAGAATCCGATCCGTTTCCAGGGACAGCAGTTCGACGACGAAACAGGTCTCGCCTACAACCGCTATCGATACTACGATCCGCGCACCGGTCGGTACATTTCACAAGAGCCGATCGGCTTGCTCGGCAACACCAATCCGTATCAGTACGCGCCGAACCCGACCGACTGGATCGATCCGCGCGGACTCAAGGGCAAGAAGGCGCAGGCATCGGGACAGGCCTGTTGCAGCCCGAACCCGTGCGAAGGAAAGGACCCCGCGAAGGAAGCACGCGGCTGGCAGGGCACGGCGCCGTACAAGGGTGTGGACTCGTATCAGAACACCGTGCTCAAGCGCGGCACCGTGCTGTACTCGCTGTATCCGGGCGGTGCGCCGGGCTATGCGGTGACGATCGGATCGTTGCGGCAGGCAGCGGGCAGCTCGGAGAAGTTTCACGATCTGGTTCAGGTGACGCCGGGTGTCGACGGCGACGGTAATCCGCGCGCACGCCGCACGCAGGTTCGCGCGTACTTCGTGACGAAGGATATCTGCGTCGCAAAGGGACGCGCGATGGCCAATCCTACGTTCGACGGCGTCAAGGACGATCACGTGTATCCGGGCGGCGGCCTGCAGTATTTCATTCCGCCATCCGAGAAAGTGCATCTGACGCCTGGTATCATCAGGAACATTTGA
- a CDS encoding nitroreductase: MNSDTYIVDSVIRSRKAVRMFRPDAVSKQDVIDILDVARTAPSNGNTQPWRVHVLAGSVKQRLSDALARAHSDGTHPQLQYMPDPLPDSYRLRQEDFGSRYYGALGIDKADVDGRNRATGRNFDFFGAPIGMIFTIDARLRKYSWLDYGLFIQNIMIAARSRGLDTCPQVSFARYQEVIAQQLEVEAGHEVVCGMSLGYADEEAVVNRLELPREPLVHFARFAGLDA, from the coding sequence ATGAATTCGGATACCTACATTGTCGATTCCGTGATCCGCTCGCGAAAAGCCGTTCGGATGTTTCGTCCGGATGCCGTTTCGAAGCAGGACGTGATCGATATTCTCGATGTCGCGCGTACTGCGCCCAGCAACGGGAACACGCAGCCGTGGCGTGTGCATGTGCTGGCAGGCAGCGTCAAACAGCGACTCAGTGACGCGCTCGCGCGTGCTCACTCGGATGGAACGCATCCGCAACTGCAGTACATGCCGGATCCTTTGCCGGACTCGTATCGGCTAAGACAGGAGGATTTCGGCTCGCGCTATTACGGCGCACTCGGTATCGACAAGGCGGACGTCGACGGACGCAATCGGGCAACGGGCCGGAATTTCGATTTTTTCGGCGCACCGATCGGCATGATCTTCACTATCGATGCGCGACTGAGAAAGTACAGCTGGCTCGACTACGGGCTGTTCATCCAGAACATCATGATCGCAGCCCGCTCGCGCGGCCTGGATACGTGCCCGCAAGTATCGTTCGCGCGTTACCAGGAAGTCATTGCGCAGCAGCTCGAAGTCGAAGCGGGCCACGAAGTGGTTTGCGGAATGTCGCTCGGCTATGCGGATGAGGAAGCCGTCGTGAATCGGCTCGAGCTTCCGCGCGAGCCGCTCGTTCACTTCGCGCGATTTGCCGGGCTCGATGCGTAG
- a CDS encoding GntR family transcriptional regulator: protein MESQQERVLVYLRDLILKGEFAPGERLGEVALAERLQASRTPVRLALTTLEQEGLVEPSPAGGYVMRRITAAEIADAIAVRGHLEGMAARLVAEHGVPRQLSNGLNECLRAGDRLLAKSELDLDDYAAYTDMNSRFHKLIVEGSGNAALIRAIDMNNRLPFAAASAMLPMQSAIEEGRQWLFMAHQQHHSLVQAMERGEGARAQSLATEHVQIAQRNLTYALERPDVYLKLAPALQLVAEAVL, encoded by the coding sequence ATGGAATCCCAGCAAGAACGTGTGTTGGTGTATCTGCGCGACCTGATCCTCAAGGGCGAATTCGCTCCTGGAGAACGCCTCGGCGAAGTTGCGCTCGCGGAGCGGCTACAGGCGTCGCGCACGCCCGTCCGGCTCGCGCTCACGACGCTCGAACAGGAAGGTCTCGTCGAGCCGTCGCCGGCGGGAGGCTACGTGATGCGCCGTATCACGGCCGCTGAAATCGCCGATGCCATCGCCGTGCGCGGGCATCTCGAAGGCATGGCTGCGCGCCTCGTCGCCGAGCACGGCGTGCCGCGTCAGTTGTCGAACGGTCTGAACGAATGTCTGCGCGCCGGCGACCGCCTGCTCGCGAAGTCCGAACTCGATCTCGACGATTACGCTGCCTACACGGATATGAACAGCCGTTTTCACAAGCTGATCGTCGAAGGTTCGGGCAACGCGGCGCTGATCCGCGCGATCGACATGAACAACCGTCTGCCGTTTGCCGCAGCCAGCGCGATGCTGCCGATGCAATCCGCCATCGAGGAAGGCCGTCAGTGGCTTTTCATGGCGCATCAGCAGCATCACAGCCTCGTGCAGGCGATGGAACGCGGCGAAGGCGCGCGGGCGCAATCGCTTGCAACGGAACACGTGCAGATCGCGCAACGCAATCTGACTTACGCGCTCGAGCGGCCGGATGTGTATCTGAAGCTTGCGCCCGCGTTGCAACTGGTCGCCGAAGCGGTGTTGTAG
- a CDS encoding aromatic ring-hydroxylating dioxygenase subunit alpha: MMSSQQNDTITRVGKGTPAGQLLRNYWQPVALVEELPAQRPVRAVRLMGQDFVVFKDEQGRYGMLDRDCPHRGADLAAGRLEAGGLRCAFHGWLFDVEGQCLSTPGEPVGSTLCKKVRQSAYPVVERSGILFAYIGGGEPPAFPNFDCFAAPGEYTFAFKGLFECNWLQALEVGIDPAHASFLHRFFEDEDVSESYGKQFRGASADSDMPITKVLREFESPEILVSPADYGLRLIAKRPLNDAQTHVRVTNVVFPQAFVIPMSAEMTITQWHVPVDDENCYWYAIFTSFGAPTDKAQMREQRLELYELPDYTSRKNKRNHYGFNADEQQSQTYTGMGFDINVHDQWAVESQGAIQDRTREHLGTTDKGIIAYRRLLVDAIEKTQAGEKTLMMIDDQQAAHLTGPASIDGIGPADGWDDYWKASDVKRREAAPWPAPKA, encoded by the coding sequence ATGATGAGTTCGCAGCAAAACGACACGATCACGCGCGTAGGCAAGGGCACGCCAGCCGGGCAGCTTCTGCGCAATTACTGGCAGCCCGTCGCGCTCGTCGAGGAACTGCCCGCGCAGCGTCCCGTTCGCGCGGTGCGGTTGATGGGCCAGGATTTCGTCGTGTTCAAGGACGAGCAGGGCCGCTACGGCATGCTGGATCGCGATTGCCCGCATCGTGGCGCGGATCTGGCAGCGGGCCGTCTCGAAGCGGGCGGTCTGCGTTGCGCCTTTCACGGGTGGCTCTTCGACGTCGAAGGACAGTGCCTGTCGACGCCGGGCGAACCCGTCGGCAGCACGCTCTGCAAGAAGGTGCGGCAGAGCGCGTATCCCGTGGTCGAACGCAGCGGCATCCTGTTCGCGTACATCGGCGGCGGCGAGCCACCCGCGTTTCCGAACTTCGACTGCTTCGCCGCGCCGGGCGAGTACACGTTCGCGTTCAAAGGCCTCTTCGAATGCAACTGGCTGCAGGCGCTCGAAGTCGGCATCGATCCGGCGCACGCGTCGTTTCTGCATCGCTTCTTCGAAGACGAAGACGTGAGCGAGAGCTACGGCAAGCAGTTTCGCGGTGCGTCGGCGGATTCGGATATGCCGATCACCAAGGTGCTGCGCGAATTCGAATCGCCGGAAATTCTCGTCAGCCCCGCCGATTACGGGCTTCGCCTGATCGCAAAGCGCCCGCTGAACGACGCGCAGACACACGTGCGCGTGACCAACGTCGTGTTCCCGCAGGCGTTCGTGATTCCGATGAGCGCGGAAATGACGATCACGCAATGGCACGTGCCCGTCGACGACGAAAACTGCTACTGGTACGCGATTTTCACGAGCTTCGGCGCGCCGACCGACAAGGCGCAGATGCGCGAGCAGCGGCTTGAACTGTACGAACTGCCCGACTACACATCGCGCAAGAACAAACGCAATCACTACGGCTTCAACGCGGACGAGCAGCAGAGCCAGACCTACACGGGGATGGGCTTCGACATCAACGTTCACGACCAGTGGGCCGTCGAATCGCAGGGCGCGATCCAGGACCGCACGCGCGAGCATCTCGGTACGACCGACAAGGGGATCATCGCGTACCGCCGTCTGCTCGTCGATGCAATCGAAAAAACGCAGGCGGGCGAGAAGACCCTGATGATGATCGACGACCAGCAGGCCGCGCATCTGACAGGACCGGCGTCGATAGACGGCATCGGCCCCGCCGACGGCTGGGACGACTACTGGAAGGCCTCGGACGTGAAGCGTCGCGAAGCCGCGCCGTGGCCCGCACCGAAAGCCTGA
- a CDS encoding glutamine synthetase family protein → MSFVETHGLWTDDQHTAYAALLERLKESDVQVVRFSFPDQHGLLRGKTLVVDEAIRAFKSGVTLTSTLLAKDTSHRTVFPVFTAGGGFDMPEMQGACDTLMVADPETFRVLPWAPHTGWVLCDVYFANGRPVPFATRHLFRRALEQLGNHGYEFMSGLEVEFHVFKVTDPNMKPEHSGQPGIPPDVELLSHGYQYLTELRYDAVDSVMEMLRRGIDGLALPVRSLEVEYGPSQFEFTFAPTKGIKSADDMILFRSAVKQICQRNGYHATFMCRPRIPNVVSSGWHLHQSLVHVADGTNAFMPTDPGVPLSVTGQRYLAGLLAHAQGATALSTPTINGYRRYRPYSNAPDRANWGCDNRGVMLRVLGGPNDSATRVENRVGEPTANPYLYFGSQVLSGLDGLRRKLELPASADTPYETQADALPRTLSDAIAAMRTDECLREGFGSAFVDYFCKLKQAEIDRFNLEVTEWEHREYFETF, encoded by the coding sequence ATGTCATTTGTCGAAACCCACGGCTTGTGGACGGACGACCAGCACACGGCTTATGCCGCGCTGCTCGAACGGCTGAAAGAAAGCGACGTGCAGGTGGTGCGTTTTTCGTTTCCCGATCAGCACGGACTGCTGCGCGGCAAGACGCTCGTCGTCGACGAAGCGATCCGCGCGTTCAAGAGCGGCGTCACGCTGACGAGCACGCTGCTCGCCAAAGATACGTCGCATCGCACGGTGTTCCCCGTGTTCACGGCGGGCGGCGGCTTCGATATGCCCGAGATGCAGGGCGCCTGCGACACGCTGATGGTCGCCGATCCCGAAACCTTTCGCGTGCTGCCGTGGGCGCCGCATACAGGCTGGGTACTGTGCGACGTGTACTTCGCAAATGGCCGGCCCGTGCCGTTCGCCACGCGTCATCTGTTCCGGCGCGCGCTCGAACAACTCGGCAATCACGGCTACGAATTCATGTCCGGCCTCGAAGTCGAGTTTCATGTCTTCAAGGTCACCGATCCGAACATGAAGCCCGAGCATTCTGGGCAGCCCGGCATTCCGCCCGATGTCGAACTGCTGTCGCATGGTTATCAGTATCTGACGGAGTTGCGCTACGACGCCGTCGATAGCGTGATGGAGATGCTCAGGCGCGGTATCGACGGACTCGCGTTGCCCGTGCGTTCGCTCGAAGTCGAATACGGCCCGAGCCAGTTCGAATTCACGTTTGCACCGACCAAAGGCATCAAGAGCGCCGACGACATGATCCTGTTTCGCAGCGCCGTAAAGCAGATTTGCCAGCGCAACGGCTATCACGCGACCTTCATGTGCCGTCCGCGCATTCCGAATGTCGTATCGAGCGGATGGCATCTGCATCAGTCGCTCGTGCATGTCGCCGACGGAACCAACGCATTCATGCCGACCGATCCAGGCGTGCCGCTTTCCGTGACCGGCCAGCGCTATCTCGCGGGATTGCTCGCGCATGCGCAGGGCGCCACGGCCTTGTCGACGCCGACCATCAACGGCTATCGGCGCTACCGGCCGTATTCGAATGCGCCCGATCGCGCGAACTGGGGATGCGACAACCGCGGTGTGATGCTGCGCGTGCTCGGCGGACCGAACGACTCAGCGACGCGCGTCGAAAATCGTGTCGGCGAACCGACCGCGAATCCGTATCTGTATTTCGGCTCTCAAGTGCTTTCGGGGCTCGACGGATTGCGGCGCAAGCTCGAACTGCCGGCGTCGGCGGATACGCCCTACGAAACGCAGGCCGATGCACTGCCGCGCACGTTGAGCGACGCCATTGCCGCGATGCGTACCGACGAATGTCTGCGCGAAGGCTTCGGCAGCGCGTTCGTCGATTACTTCTGCAAGCTCAAGCAGGCGGAGATCGACCGCTTCAATCTGGAAGTGACCGAGTGGGAACACCGGGAGTACTTCGAAACGTTCTGA
- a CDS encoding 2Fe-2S iron-sulfur cluster-binding protein, with product MPIVTYILRDGERRAIDVSAGTSVMEAAIHNNVRGIDAECGGCLSCATCHVYIDGSSTAELPLPDESELELLDGVAAERRPESRLSCQLVVMSATDGLVVQIPPKQG from the coding sequence ATGCCTATCGTCACCTACATTCTGCGCGACGGCGAGCGCCGCGCAATCGACGTGAGCGCCGGCACCAGCGTGATGGAGGCCGCGATTCACAACAACGTGCGCGGCATCGATGCCGAATGCGGCGGCTGTTTGTCGTGCGCGACGTGCCATGTGTATATCGACGGATCGTCGACGGCGGAATTGCCGCTGCCCGATGAATCCGAACTGGAACTGCTGGACGGCGTGGCCGCCGAGCGCCGCCCCGAAAGCCGCCTGAGTTGCCAGCTCGTCGTGATGTCCGCGACGGATGGACTCGTCGTGCAGATTCCGCCTAAACAGGGATGA
- a CDS encoding NAD(P)/FAD-dependent oxidoreductase, translating to MKRTLVIVGASYAGVQLAASVRELGFDDRIVLLGDEPDAPYQRPPLSKGFLTGSFAEERLPLRSQAFFDEENIEWMPSTRATFIDRERREIELHDGSRIAYDHLALTTGARVRKLDCPGASLDAVHYLRDLRDAKRLAETARSTKRAVVIGGGYIGLEAAASLRQQGLDVTVVETESRLLARVASPWISDFMLRAHVQRGVAFELGRKVVALHDAYGVVSVELDNGTRVLCDLVVVGIGVIPNTELAADCGLHVEGGITVDACARTGDPRIVAAGDCASLVPHWAPPGGRVCRIESVQNANDLAKTAAASILGRCEPYRAVPWFWSDQYDLKLQMAGVNSGFTDFAVRGSVEERKCSLFYFRDNTLIAVDSINRPQDHMLARKLLASGAHVRAEEVRDPAFDLKSLVNGDAHALRGAA from the coding sequence ATGAAACGCACGCTGGTGATTGTCGGCGCGTCGTATGCGGGCGTTCAGCTCGCTGCGTCGGTGCGGGAACTCGGCTTCGACGACCGTATCGTGCTGCTCGGCGACGAGCCCGATGCGCCGTATCAACGGCCGCCGCTGTCGAAGGGTTTTCTGACTGGGAGCTTTGCGGAAGAGCGTTTGCCGCTGCGTTCGCAGGCTTTCTTCGACGAAGAAAACATCGAGTGGATGCCGTCGACGCGCGCAACCTTCATCGACCGCGAGCGACGCGAAATCGAACTGCACGACGGCTCGCGGATCGCATACGATCATCTCGCACTGACGACGGGCGCGCGCGTACGCAAGCTCGATTGTCCGGGCGCGTCGCTCGATGCCGTTCACTATCTTCGCGATCTGCGCGATGCAAAGCGGCTCGCGGAGACGGCGCGTTCGACGAAGCGCGCAGTTGTGATCGGTGGTGGTTATATCGGGCTGGAAGCGGCTGCGTCGCTGCGCCAGCAGGGACTCGACGTGACCGTCGTGGAAACCGAATCGCGTCTGCTCGCGCGCGTCGCGTCGCCCTGGATATCGGACTTCATGCTGCGCGCTCACGTGCAGCGCGGCGTCGCGTTCGAACTCGGCCGCAAGGTCGTGGCGCTGCACGACGCATACGGCGTCGTCTCCGTCGAACTGGACAACGGCACGCGTGTGCTGTGCGATCTCGTTGTAGTCGGTATCGGCGTGATTCCGAACACGGAACTCGCAGCGGACTGCGGACTGCACGTGGAAGGTGGCATTACCGTCGATGCCTGCGCGCGCACGGGCGATCCGCGGATCGTCGCGGCGGGCGATTGCGCATCGTTGGTCCCGCACTGGGCGCCGCCGGGCGGGCGCGTGTGCCGCATCGAATCCGTGCAGAACGCCAACGACCTGGCTAAGACGGCAGCGGCGTCGATTCTCGGCCGCTGCGAGCCGTATCGCGCGGTGCCGTGGTTCTGGTCCGATCAATATGACCTGAAGCTGCAGATGGCGGGCGTGAATTCGGGCTTCACCGACTTTGCCGTGCGTGGGTCTGTCGAAGAGAGGAAGTGTTCGCTGTTCTACTTCCGCGACAACACGCTGATCGCCGTCGACAGCATCAACCGGCCGCAGGATCACATGCTCGCCCGCAAGCTGCTCGCAAGCGGCGCGCATGTTCGCGCGGAAGAGGTACGCGATCCAGCGTTCGATCTGAAGTCACTCGTCAACGGCGACGCGCACGCTTTACGGGGCGCCGCATGA